The sequence CCCCTGATCCACTTGAGCCCTTAGAAGGACCAAATATGACCCATCACTCCAAGTCACTCTCCGGCGTCGCCGTGGCCAGTGCCTTTGCTGCCGCGCTTGGCATTGCCGCAACCACCACGCCGCTGCCGCCGAGGATGAGCAAGAGAAATGTTTCGGCGTCGCCAAGGCCGGCGAGAACGACTGCGCCGCGGGCGCCGGCACGACCTGCGCCGGCACGGCGACGATCGATTATCAGGGGAATGCCTGGAAGCTCGTACCCAAGGGGTCCTGCACCACCATGAAACTGCCGGGCGACCGCGAGGGCAGCCTCACGGCGCTCGAGCGCGACATGCCACCTGCGTAAGGCGATGGCGCGTCCGGCGAATTTTGGGACAAGCCCGATTCCGCGAAAGGGCGGGGTCGGGCTCAAGCCTGAGCACTATCGCGACATTCTCGACGGCGATCCCGAGATCGGCTGGTTCGAAATCCACGCCGAGAATTACATGGGGGCGGGCGGGCCACCCCATGCCTATCTGACCGCCATCCGGGAGCGCTATCCCCTGTCGCTGCACGGCGTGGGTCTTTCCATTGGCGGCGCGGGGCCGCTCGATGCCGATCATCTCGCGCGTCTGCGCGCGCTCGCCGACCGCTATCAGCCCGCCCTGTTTTCCGAGCATTTGGCTTGGTCCAGCCACGACACGGTCTACCTGAACGATCTCCTGCCGCTGCCGTACACGAAAGACACGCTCGCCCGGGTTTGCGACCACATCGATCAAGTGCAGACCGCCATGAACCGGCAAATGCTGCTTGAGAATCCCTCCACCTATGTCGCCTATGCCGAGACCACGATGCGCGAGGTCGACTTCCTGCGCGAAGTTGTACGGCGGACCGGCTGCGGGCTCTTGCTCGATGTGAACAACGTTTTCGTGCAGGCCGCCAATCACGGATTTAAGCCCGCCGACTATCTCGACATTTTTCCGATGGACCATGTGGGCGAGATTCATCTCGGCGGGCACGCGGAGGATGCGGACGAGGACGGTTCGCTCCTGCTCATCGACGATCACGGGCGTCGGGTAGCCGGTCCCGTCTGGACGCTTTACGCGCGAGCGCTCGCGCGCACGGGGCCGGTGCCGACGCTGATCGAATGGGACAACGACGTTCCCGACTGGCCCGTGCTGTTTGCCGAGGCCAAGCGAGCCGATGACCTGCTGGCCTCGTGCACGGAGCCCGCCGCTCCCGAGCTCGCGGCCGTTACATGACGACGGACGCTGCCCAGCGCGAGGCTGCCTTCGCGAAGGCGCTTCTCGATCCGCACGCGGGCGTTCCGGATGCTGTGAAGGGGCGCGACGGTAGCGGTCCCACGCGACGCTTCGCGGTCTACCGCAACAATGTCTACGCCAGCCTCATCGACGCGCTTGCGGGCCGCTTCCCGGCAACGGCGAAGCTCGTGGGAGAAGAGTTCTTCCGGGCGATGGCACGGGAGTACGTGGAGAAGACGCGGCCGCGGTCGGCCGTTCTGCTGTGGTATGGCGGTGACTTCCCCGACTTCATCGGCGCCTTCCCGCCCGCCTCGGCGGTTCCCTATCTCGCCGACGTGGCGCGGCTCGAATGGGCCTGGCACCAGGCCTATCACGCCGCCGATGCCGAGCCGTTGTCGCAAGAGGCGCTGACGGCGCTCGGTGAACGCGCCGAGGATATCGGCTTCGTGTTTCATCCCTCGGCCCATCTCGTCCGATCCGCCTATCCGGTGATCACCATCTGGGAGCTCACGCTGCGGGACGGCGAAGACGAACCGGGACGCCTGCCTGCCGGCGGGGAGGATGCGCTCGTGCTGCGTCCCGCGCTTCAAGTCACGGTTCGCCGGTTGCCGGCTGGCGGGGCAGCATTCGCCGAGGCGCTCATGGCGGGGGAGAAGTTAGCGGCTGCGGCGCGCACCGCTCTTGACCTCGAACCGTCCTTCGACCTTGCCGCCAACCTCGGGGGCCTCATGCGAAGCGGCGCATTTGTCGGAACGCGGTAAACCTACTTTAAGTTGTTATCGGTGTAGACTGCGCACTTCGCAAGACTCCCGCGCCACGACTCTCCCAACCGGCGTGACCGAGTGCGAAACAGGGAAGGGCGCCCCTCGTATGAGGAGCGCCCTTCTTTGCTTTCGTCTGCTCTAGCGGGACCGATTTCGGCCCCTTGTCGGGCTTACGCCGCCTGACTGTCGATCGTCATGTCGTCGATCGTCTTGGGGGCGTCCGACTTGGTCGTGATCTCGATGGTCCGCGGCTTCATGGCCTCGGGCAGCACGCGCTCGAGATCGACGTGCAGCAATCCGTTCTCGAGGCTCGCGCCCTTCACGACAACATGGTCCGCGAGCTGGAAGCGGCGCTCGAAGCTGCGGGCGGCGATGCCGCGATGCAGGTAGGTCGAGTTCTCCTGCTCGACGCGCTTCTCCCCGCGAACGGACAACGTATGCTCCTTGACCTCGATTTCGAGATCGGCGTCGCTGAAGCCGGCGACAGCCATGCTGATGCGATAGTCGTTCTCGCTCACCCGCTCGATGTTGTAGGGCGGATATGCGGGGGCGTCGCCTTCGTACGTGTTCAACGTATCGAGCAACGAGCCGAGCCGGTCGAAGCCGACAGTGGAGCGATAAAGCGGGGTCAAATCGAAATGCCTCATGTCACATCCTCCTGATGAAGCGATATGGTGGGTGGCCCGCTCCTCATGCGGAGCCAGGCTCTGAGACGCAAAGCCCGAAGGCCTTTGCGCAAAATCGCATATAGGATCGGCTCCGGGGCGCTTCAAGAGCTGTAGAGCGCTGAATTCAAACAGTAAATTCAACAATCTGTCAGCGCTGTGTCCCGCTTGCGGCGCCCGCGAAGTTGCATGGTCTGTTGTCGGCGGCGCCATAGCGGCTGTAAGAAAGAGCGGCGGACCAATCCTCCCGCGTTGCGGGATTGCGGAATATCCTGAATCTCGATGACTCTCGTTTCGACACCCAAGAACCCTGTCCCTCTCGGCGCCAACGCGGGCTATCTCGATGTGCGCAAGGGGGTCAAAGTCCGCTATGCGAGCTGGCAGTCGGCCTTGCAGCAGCGTGGCGGCACCGTCTGCATCTTTCCGGGCCGGAACGAGTACATCGAGAAATACTTCGAGGTGGTCGGCGAGTTGCGCCGCCGCGGGTTCGCCGTTGCCATCATCGATTGGCGCGGGCAGGGCGGGTCGACCCGGTTGGTGCGCGGCTCCTCGCGCGGACACATCCGGAGCTTCATCGACTACGAGCAGGACATC comes from Methyloceanibacter stevinii and encodes:
- a CDS encoding DUF692 domain-containing protein, producing the protein MARPANFGTSPIPRKGGVGLKPEHYRDILDGDPEIGWFEIHAENYMGAGGPPHAYLTAIRERYPLSLHGVGLSIGGAGPLDADHLARLRALADRYQPALFSEHLAWSSHDTVYLNDLLPLPYTKDTLARVCDHIDQVQTAMNRQMLLENPSTYVAYAETTMREVDFLREVVRRTGCGLLLDVNNVFVQAANHGFKPADYLDIFPMDHVGEIHLGGHAEDADEDGSLLLIDDHGRRVAGPVWTLYARALARTGPVPTLIEWDNDVPDWPVLFAEAKRADDLLASCTEPAAPELAAVT
- a CDS encoding DNA-binding domain-containing protein, yielding MTTDAAQREAAFAKALLDPHAGVPDAVKGRDGSGPTRRFAVYRNNVYASLIDALAGRFPATAKLVGEEFFRAMAREYVEKTRPRSAVLLWYGGDFPDFIGAFPPASAVPYLADVARLEWAWHQAYHAADAEPLSQEALTALGERAEDIGFVFHPSAHLVRSAYPVITIWELTLRDGEDEPGRLPAGGEDALVLRPALQVTVRRLPAGGAAFAEALMAGEKLAAAARTALDLEPSFDLAANLGGLMRSGAFVGTR
- a CDS encoding Hsp20 family protein encodes the protein MRHFDLTPLYRSTVGFDRLGSLLDTLNTYEGDAPAYPPYNIERVSENDYRISMAVAGFSDADLEIEVKEHTLSVRGEKRVEQENSTYLHRGIAARSFERRFQLADHVVVKGASLENGLLHVDLERVLPEAMKPRTIEITTKSDAPKTIDDMTIDSQAA
- a CDS encoding serine aminopeptidase domain-containing protein; this translates as MTLVSTPKNPVPLGANAGYLDVRKGVKVRYASWQSALQQRGGTVCIFPGRNEYIEKYFEVVGELRRRGFAVAIIDWRGQGGSTRLVRGSSRGHIRSFIDYEQDIYHFMKGVVLPDCPMPYYALAHSMSAPILLTPRPSAGAGSIV